The sequence TCGAGCTGCCCTCCAGTCAAGGCGGTCGGCTCTGAACTGCAGCGATGGCTCGGGTACGGTGCGAGGAATATTGCAATCTTGTCAGTTGTTGTGCCATCCTCAGCTTCGAGTAGAGAAAAGGATATCATGGAAGAAAAACGGCGAGTGCTGTATAAAAAAGGCGTGTTCGTGTGTCCCGGATGTCGTCAGTCATACGTTCAGGAAAAGTGGATCGAAGAATGGCGGATTCGCTGCCATCGCTGTACGTATCGTGGTACGTTGACGGAAGTATCGGTTGAAGAGCATATGGAGGAAGAGACGTTTCGGCGCTAGGCTCTCACCTGTTTAGCTTTCGTTGAATTATAAGGTCGTGTCAGCCCACCTCGTACAAAACCAATCTTTCAGCCGATTGCGGCGTCTTTTAGCCGTCTCGCTCATGTGCGTCAGTCTAAGCACGGGTTGCGTGGCGTTGTCACGGGCAGGTGATGCCTCGCCATCGATCAAGATCCTTGTCACCTACCATTCTCTCTCAGAGAATACTGAACGCATGGCAGAGGCCGTGGTGGCTGGAGCCAAGTCAGTATCTGGTGCTCAGGTTGTCCTTAAACGTGTCGGCCACGTGACGGCAGATGATCTGTTTGCCGCTGATGCCGTGATTGTCGGCTCTCCGGTGTATTGGTCCAACATGTCAGGGGAAGTGAAGACCTTTTTTGACAACTGGCAGTTCAAGTTCGGAGTCTTCCCGGAATACAAGATGAAAGACAAAGTTGGGGCGGCCTTTGCCACAGGAGGGCAAGTCTCAAGCGGGAAAGAAGTCACCATGTTGACGATTCTCGCCGCGATGCTTGAAAATCGAATGATCGTGGTGAGCGACGGGGGAGCGTTTGGGGCATCGGCAACCACCGAAGGCCACAGCCCAGGGATTGATGATCAAGAGCTTGCTAGTGCCAACGCATTAGGTCGGCGGGTAGCCGAGGTGACAAAACTCATCAGACGGGGGCTGAGCAATAGGACACAACGTTGGGCACCATGAACAGACGGTGGAATCACGTGGCATGAATAGTGTGAGGAGGTGGGAAGGTGTTTATCGTTCTACAGTGCTGGTTGAAGCCCCTTGGACGGCAAGCTCTACCAACTCATGGATATTCTTTGCGCAGCGACCGCAACTGCCACTCTGCTTGAGACCAAACTTGGCCTTGAGTTGACAAGGCATCACACATCCCCCTCGCCCTGCCTCACGGACATCTGATTCTGTAATTCCTCTGCACAAACAAACGTACATGAGTTTTCCTGCTTCTTAAGTATGGCGATTATGAGAAGCATTATCAGTATGCCATGAAATGGATGACCTGTCAAGCGCCTATCCAAGTCATAAAATGCCTAGCGCAGACGGCTACTTGTGTCGAGGTCTGCTAGGCGATGGTCGCCTCAAGATCATTCACCATCTCGCGAATCGTATCAAAACCTGATTGCCAGAAGCTCTCCGACGTCATATCGACGCCTACCTTGCTCAGAATATCTTGAGGAGATTGAGAACCACCTGCGGACAGGAGTTCCAGATAGTTCGGCACGAATGATTCGCCTTGTTCTTTGTACATGCGGTAGAGGGCCAGTACGAGCAGGTTTCCGAAGCTGTAGGCATAACAATAGAATGGACTGGCAAAGATATGGGGAATAGTCAGCCACTCCCATTGAAACTCATCCGGCACCTTCACGTTCTTGCCGAATTGTTGTCGGAGTTCAGATAGGTAGGCCTGTGCCAATTGATCGCCCGTCGCGCCCTCCCTCACCATGCGGTGCGCCAGAGTTTCAAATCGGACA is a genomic window of Candidatus Nitrospira kreftii containing:
- a CDS encoding NAD(P)H:quinone oxidoreductase WrbA → MCVSLSTGCVALSRAGDASPSIKILVTYHSLSENTERMAEAVVAGAKSVSGAQVVLKRVGHVTADDLFAADAVIVGSPVYWSNMSGEVKTFFDNWQFKFGVFPEYKMKDKVGAAFATGGQVSSGKEVTMLTILAAMLENRMIVVSDGGAFGASATTEGHSPGIDDQELASANALGRRVAEVTKLIRRGLSNRTQRWAP
- a CDS encoding (2Fe-2S)-binding protein, yielding MYVCLCRGITESDVREAGRGGCVMPCQLKAKFGLKQSGSCGRCAKNIHELVELAVQGASTSTVER